One Cryobacterium roopkundense DNA segment encodes these proteins:
- a CDS encoding NINE protein, with translation MTNASPPAGWYLDPSDGRLNRWWDGNAWTEHSAPIPQTIAMQPLRAGKSMQTTYLLAIFLGGFGVHRFYLGRHVSASILLAITIVAVIAGTTSDSGTSPLLAVVWIWTIVDLFLIPAMVRSTRAPRA, from the coding sequence ATGACGAACGCTTCACCACCTGCGGGCTGGTACCTCGATCCAAGTGATGGAAGATTGAACCGGTGGTGGGACGGGAACGCTTGGACCGAGCACTCCGCTCCGATTCCACAAACGATCGCCATGCAGCCGTTGCGTGCGGGTAAGTCGATGCAGACCACCTATCTGCTTGCAATTTTCCTCGGTGGGTTCGGCGTCCACCGCTTCTACTTGGGTCGCCACGTCTCCGCTTCGATTCTCTTGGCTATTACCATCGTCGCGGTGATCGCAGGCACCACGAGCGACTCGGGGACGAGCCCTTTGCTGGCGGTGGTGTGGATCTGGACCATCGTTGACCTGTTCCTGATTCCGGCAATGGTGCGTTCAACTAGGGCTCCACGAGCATGA
- a CDS encoding DUF2510 domain-containing protein — MTSQYPPPPPGWYPEQTQRGLMRWWDGAQWTDHQQAVATEPLPPPKIRASGCLVAFLVVLGITVVGIAAFIGVGASTGGAVSEQQDEGFKVVYHAGGSATGGSITMSTPNGIQQHDVSLPLKSTSGETGVHFTVGNGEFLSIMIQNQADTGTVTCEIVVDGATVAQNTTSAAYGIASCDYGIPY, encoded by the coding sequence ATGACAAGTCAGTATCCACCTCCGCCCCCAGGCTGGTATCCAGAACAAACGCAGCGTGGACTTATGCGCTGGTGGGATGGCGCGCAATGGACCGACCATCAGCAAGCAGTAGCTACCGAGCCACTACCCCCGCCAAAGATCAGGGCCTCAGGTTGCCTCGTCGCATTCCTCGTGGTCTTGGGGATCACGGTTGTCGGCATAGCTGCCTTCATCGGGGTGGGCGCGTCAACCGGTGGCGCCGTTTCAGAACAACAGGACGAGGGATTCAAAGTCGTGTACCACGCAGGCGGCTCAGCAACGGGCGGGTCAATCACGATGTCTACTCCAAACGGCATTCAACAACATGATGTCTCGCTCCCACTGAAGTCGACCTCTGGTGAGACCGGAGTTCACTTCACGGTGGGCAATGGCGAGTTCCTTTCCATCATGATCCAGAACCAGGCCGACACCGGCACCGTGACGTGCGAGATCGTCGTGGACGGAGCGACAGTCGCGCAAAACACAACGAGCGCTGCGTACGGAATAGCGAGCTGCGACTACGGGATCCCCTATTAG